The genomic window CCTACCAGCGGCTGTTCGCGGAGCGGAAGGTGGACAAGGTCTACGAGGCGATCGCCGACCACGACGCGACACTCGCCGACGCCGCCCCGGTCCGCTGGGCCTCGCGCATGCACAAGGTCCACGGGGAGATTCAGGGCAGCGTCGTCGACGGCGAAGCCAACGCCTTCACTGTCCTCGACGACGTCACTGCGCTGTCGGAGACCGAACAGGCAAAGATCGAAGCGGTCCATGGCCCCCGGCCCCGCCAGGCCCGCTACCGACTGCGTCCGGAGACGGGCCGCACCCACCAGCTTCGGTTGCACATGTGGGCCGCCGGCGTGCCCATCCTGGGCGACGGGATCTACCCGGTCATCCACCCCGCCGAGGACGAGGATCTGGGGGTGCCGCTGCACCTGATTTCCCGGGAGCTGGCTTTCGTCGATCCCCTCAGCGGCGTGCGGCGGACCTTCACGGCTCTCCGGCGCCAGGCGTGGGGCTGACCCCGTAGGCCCGTGCGACCCGCCGCTGCAGCTGCTCCCACTGTTCGACGGGGTTCAACTCCAGCGACAGGGTATGCAACTCCACTCCGTCGCTGACCGCCCGTTGCACCATGGTGCCGGGCATGAGGTTCATCAGCAGCATCGCCATTTGTCGGCCGGATCCCGCCGGCAGCAGGAAGGGCGCGGAGACGACCTCCGGCTCGATGTCCGGGGTGCGCTGCACCGCCCGCCACGCCACGTCCGCGCCGCCGACCGCCGCCTGAGCGAGGAACCACCCGGCCAGGCGCACCGAGCCCCACGCCCGACCAGGCCAACCGCGCATGCCGTCCCGCGCCGGCGGGAGAAGCGCCAGGCTCAACGCAGTCGCGGCGCCGACGCTGAGCAGGCCGTACGCCGCGTAGTCCGCGTCCCAGCCGGCCAGTGAGACCCACGCCGCCGTCAACAGCAGGGCGCGCAACACAATGGCCGTCAACCACCTCATGATCCGGCCCCCCACGTCAGCAGGAAGACGACCACACCGGCCCCGATCAGCAGCAGCGTGGCTTTACCGGTGTTCGGCCAGGTGCGCTGCGTCGTGTCGGCGCGCTCCAGGCCACGCTGGGTGGTCTCGGCCACGCGGGCGCCCAGCGTGCCGACGCCCGCCCCGAGGCGCCGCGTGCCGTCGTGCAGCCCGTCCAGCGCCCGGCCACCCCAGCGGCCGAGTCCCAGGACAGCCGCGTCCCCGGCCCCGACGAGGTCGCCCGGCGGGATCTTCGAGCCGCTGACAGGTCGCAGCCGGGCAAGCAGGGCGAGCGCCAGCCCGAGCAGAATCGGCCACGCCATGTCCCAGAGAGTCGACCAGTCCCAGGTCGGCGCCTCAAGCCCGAGCCACTGCCGGCCGACCCACCAGGGCACGGTCAGCCCCGCCAGACACACGGCCAGCCAGCCGAGCAGCTCACCGTCGATACGCCCGCGGGAACGCTCGCCGTGCCACATCACCCACGCGGCGCGAAGCAGCAGCACCGTCGAGCCGGTCGCCACGAGCGGCAGAATCTCATCCAGCCCGACGCCCCAGACGGACACCTCCACGACGGCCTCCTTGCCCATGTATTTCGCGAAAGCCCCGGAAGTCCAGGGGGCGCCCGCGATCGCCAGACCCGCCCAGGCCATGCCGAGAAGCACCACCGCCCCCAGCGGGCCCCGGCCGTGCCGCTTGACCACCGGCACCCCAAGGAACAACGCCCCCTTGGCAAAGCCGTGGTGGACGCCGTAGAGGACGACCGCGGCCGTCACCGCCGGCGCCGCGCCGGGCATGAGCACCCCGGCGGCGATCACGGCGCCGAGGAATCCCATCTGCGAAATCGTGGAATAGGCGAGGATGACCTTCGGGTCGTTCTGCAGCACGCCGACCACCGCGGCGCCGAAGGCCCCGAGCAAACTCAACGCCAGCAACGTCCATGCCAGCGCCTGGACCGCGCCGCCCCCGCCGGCCTCGCCGAGGGGGAAGAACCGCAACCAACCGACCACGCCGGCCTTGACCATCGCCCCAGAGAGCACCGCCGAAGCGGCGGGCGGCGCGGCCGGGTGCGCCAACGGCAGCCACACGTGCAGCGGGACGACGCCCGCCTTGATGCCGAAGCCGAGGAAGAACAACACCAAGATCAGGCCGGTGCGGGGGGCGTCGATGACCGCCTGCGGGGCGTCGGCGACGGCCGCGCCGCCGGCGTGGACGGTCATCATCAGGGCCGCGAGCAACGCGGTTTCGCTGAGCACCGCCATCACCAGGTAAATGACCGTCGCCCGGCGCGCCTGATCACTGCGGTAGTGGATGACCAGCCCGACGGCGGCGAAGCTCATCACCGCGAACGCCAGGTAGAAGCTGACCGTGTCCGCGGCGACGTACACGCCGATGTTGCCCAGGTAGCTGGCCAGCAGGAAGCCGGACAACGTGGCGGCGCGCACCTCTGCGTCGGCGCTCCGGCGCCACCCCACGGCCGCCAACGCCGCGCCGTAGAGCACGCCTGCCGTCACCAGCAGCGGCCGGCCCACCTCGTCGAGGGCCGCCGTCGACCCGAAGAGCAGCCACGGCAACTCGACGGTGGCCGATCCCTGTACGGCCAGGACGACGGCCGGCAGCACCGTGGCGGGGGCGACGGCAGCGGCGGCGCGCCGCGCTCGGGGCCGGACCCCGTCCGGCAGCAGCCCGGCGCCGGCGATCACCGCGAGAATAACGGCCGGCAGACAGAATGCGAGGAAGAACATCACTGAAACACCCCTTCCGCGATCTGCCGCGAAATATCCAGCGGCAGAAACGAGGCGGACGCCACCAGGCCGAACACGA from Corynebacterium maris DSM 45190 includes these protein-coding regions:
- a CDS encoding complex I subunit 5 family protein, which encodes MFFLAFCLPAVILAVIAGAGLLPDGVRPRARRAAAAVAPATVLPAVVLAVQGSATVELPWLLFGSTAALDEVGRPLLVTAGVLYGAALAAVGWRRSADAEVRAATLSGFLLASYLGNIGVYVAADTVSFYLAFAVMSFAAVGLVIHYRSDQARRATVIYLVMAVLSETALLAALMMTVHAGGAAVADAPQAVIDAPRTGLILVLFFLGFGIKAGVVPLHVWLPLAHPAAPPAASAVLSGAMVKAGVVGWLRFFPLGEAGGGGAVQALAWTLLALSLLGAFGAAVVGVLQNDPKVILAYSTISQMGFLGAVIAAGVLMPGAAPAVTAAVVLYGVHHGFAKGALFLGVPVVKRHGRGPLGAVVLLGMAWAGLAIAGAPWTSGAFAKYMGKEAVVEVSVWGVGLDEILPLVATGSTVLLLRAAWVMWHGERSRGRIDGELLGWLAVCLAGLTVPWWVGRQWLGLEAPTWDWSTLWDMAWPILLGLALALLARLRPVSGSKIPPGDLVGAGDAAVLGLGRWGGRALDGLHDGTRRLGAGVGTLGARVAETTQRGLERADTTQRTWPNTGKATLLLIGAGVVVFLLTWGAGS
- a CDS encoding Na+/H+ antiporter subunit E, giving the protein MRWLTAIVLRALLLTAAWVSLAGWDADYAAYGLLSVGAATALSLALLPPARDGMRGWPGRAWGSVRLAGWFLAQAAVGGADVAWRAVQRTPDIEPEVVSAPFLLPAGSGRQMAMLLMNLMPGTMVQRAVSDGVELHTLSLELNPVEQWEQLQRRVARAYGVSPTPGAGEP